A stretch of Ectothiorhodospiraceae bacterium BW-2 DNA encodes these proteins:
- a CDS encoding glycosyltransferase, whose translation MLYRQLLQHSPQLATRFGFNLALAERRCDVTDPNLFIKYYSPAAVNTELPLSARQQRILFLLPIAGIAGGIHSIVQECAAMRQLGVEAQIAIRPHNRHFFLAHYSVIDDIEQMLVNFDESYLERVVEGVDTLIATLYSSMALVKSMVERYPQLQPAYYIQDYEPDFFEPGSTAWQQAYDSYRLLPDTLCFAKTGWLANRVSKQHDVTVHQVTPSLDHQIYSPDPNAPFWLKREVPIRVAAMVRPETPRRGAARTMTLLKALADIFGNDITIDIFGTAEERLSDYRLVSDFRYHNHGELTRQQVARLLQQSHFFLDLSDYQAFGRTAVEAMACGVIVLITSAGAASEYIFDGVNGFLLDIDSPELLQRVTSIIECHYHSDPLRLNAIQTVSAYNPRSAALSELALLAAPTATFGLN comes from the coding sequence GTGCTCTATCGCCAGCTGTTGCAGCACTCTCCGCAGTTAGCCACTCGGTTCGGCTTTAATCTGGCGCTAGCAGAGCGTCGCTGTGATGTGACCGACCCGAATCTGTTTATTAAATATTACTCGCCCGCCGCTGTTAATACAGAGTTACCCCTATCAGCACGGCAACAGCGTATTCTGTTTCTGTTACCAATTGCCGGTATCGCTGGGGGGATTCACTCGATTGTGCAGGAGTGTGCGGCAATGCGGCAGTTAGGGGTTGAGGCGCAGATTGCGATTCGTCCCCATAACCGCCACTTTTTTTTAGCTCACTATAGCGTGATTGATGATATTGAGCAGATGTTGGTCAATTTTGATGAGAGCTATCTGGAGCGGGTTGTTGAGGGAGTTGATACCCTAATCGCTACCCTATATAGCTCAATGGCGTTGGTAAAATCGATGGTGGAGCGCTATCCGCAGTTACAACCGGCCTACTATATACAAGATTATGAACCCGATTTTTTTGAGCCTGGTTCCACTGCGTGGCAGCAGGCGTATGACTCCTATCGACTGCTGCCCGATACGCTCTGTTTTGCTAAAACCGGCTGGCTAGCGAATCGGGTCTCAAAACAGCACGATGTTACCGTGCATCAGGTTACCCCTAGCCTTGATCACCAAATCTACTCTCCTGATCCTAACGCTCCATTTTGGTTAAAACGGGAGGTGCCTATTCGGGTAGCTGCGATGGTGCGACCCGAAACTCCACGGCGGGGAGCGGCAAGAACCATGACGCTATTAAAAGCGTTAGCCGATATTTTTGGTAACGATATTACTATCGATATTTTTGGAACGGCTGAAGAGCGATTATCAGACTATCGGTTAGTAAGCGATTTTCGTTACCATAACCACGGTGAGCTGACGCGCCAGCAGGTCGCTCGCCTTCTGCAGCAGAGCCACTTTTTTCTCGATCTCTCCGACTACCAGGCCTTTGGCCGCACAGCGGTGGAGGCGATGGCGTGTGGGGTGATTGTATTAATCACTTCAGCTGGGGCTGCTTCGGAGTATATTTTCGATGGCGTTAACGGCTTTTTACTCGATATCGACTCGCCAGAGCTGCTGCAGCGTGTGACCTCCATTATTGAGTGTCACTACCACTCCGATCCCTTGCGGCTGAATGCAATTCAGACAGTCTCAGCGTATAATCCGCGCAGCGCAGCACTATCGGAGTTGGCATTACTCGCTGCGCCGACTGCGACTTTTGGCCTGAATTGA
- the galE gene encoding UDP-glucose 4-epimerase GalE, which yields MALELPQLAGYEANQTLFDQLIEHCRTALTDEERQTVEQEHSAVADQSAEAEPKTPNPLVTEAIASPQSQPSQRTVLVVGGAGYIGSHMVYLLLQQGYRVVTFDNLSAGYRDAVVGGEFIEGDIGDSAALDRLLQNYTIDGVMHFASSIQVGESVTRPDLYYHNNLANTINLLNALVRHQVKALIFSSTAAIFGQPQQIPLDENHPQQPINPYGRTKWMVELLLQDYDHAFGLKSVALRYFNAAGAEPGSGLRERHDPETHLIPLTLQVALGQRPAIAMYGNDYETADGSCIRDYIHVSDLCRAHILALEKLWQEGQSLQFNLGNGEGYSVQQVIDSCRRITGHDIPAEVVARRAGDPAVLVADSQKAEVELGWQPRYRDLDTLVEHAWQAVRG from the coding sequence ATGGCACTGGAGCTGCCGCAGCTAGCCGGTTATGAAGCGAATCAAACGCTATTTGATCAGCTTATCGAGCACTGCCGCACAGCTCTGACCGATGAGGAGCGGCAAACCGTTGAGCAAGAGCACAGCGCGGTGGCTGATCAGAGCGCTGAAGCGGAGCCTAAAACACCTAATCCCTTGGTTACCGAAGCGATAGCGTCGCCGCAAAGTCAGCCCTCACAACGAACCGTGTTAGTCGTTGGAGGCGCTGGCTATATCGGCTCCCATATGGTCTATCTACTGCTACAGCAGGGGTATCGTGTGGTTACCTTTGATAATCTCTCGGCCGGCTATCGTGATGCAGTCGTGGGTGGCGAGTTTATTGAAGGCGATATTGGTGATAGTGCCGCACTGGATCGACTGTTGCAAAACTATACGATTGACGGAGTAATGCACTTTGCCTCTTCGATTCAGGTCGGTGAGTCGGTAACGCGGCCTGATCTCTACTACCATAATAATTTGGCTAACACGATTAACCTGCTAAATGCGCTGGTGCGACACCAGGTTAAGGCGCTGATCTTCTCCTCCACTGCAGCTATTTTTGGTCAACCGCAGCAGATCCCGCTTGATGAGAACCACCCGCAGCAGCCGATTAACCCCTATGGTCGCACTAAGTGGATGGTTGAGCTGCTACTACAAGACTATGATCACGCGTTTGGCCTGAAATCGGTAGCGCTGCGCTACTTTAACGCCGCCGGTGCCGAGCCGGGGAGTGGCCTGCGTGAACGGCACGATCCGGAGACCCACCTCATTCCGCTAACGCTGCAGGTCGCACTTGGGCAGCGGCCGGCGATAGCTATGTATGGTAACGACTATGAGACCGCAGATGGTAGCTGTATTCGTGACTACATTCATGTCAGTGATCTCTGCCGAGCCCATATTTTAGCACTAGAGAAGTTATGGCAGGAGGGGCAGAGTCTTCAGTTTAATTTAGGTAATGGCGAGGGCTATTCGGTACAGCAGGTGATCGATAGCTGTCGCCGTATCACCGGGCACGATATTCCGGCTGAAGTTGTAGCTCGTCGAGCGGGGGATCCGGCCGTTTTAGTGGCCGATAGTCAAAAAGCCGAAGTGGAATTGGGATGGCAGCCACGCTATCGTGATCTTGATACCCTTGTTGAACACGCTTGGCAAGCCGTGAGAGGTTGA
- a CDS encoding HEPN domain-containing protein has protein sequence MNRKDLQLLSNIRLTEAEKLLSANCYHGAYYLAGYAIECALKSCIAKQVQQYDFPDKNLTNNSYTHDLEKLINTAGLKQQLSEQEKSDETLYSNWLTAKDWSETSRYECELSQSMAEDMISAINDPESGVLQWLKNYW, from the coding sequence ATGAATAGAAAAGACCTTCAGCTCTTATCTAATATCCGTCTCACAGAGGCAGAAAAGCTGCTTTCAGCTAACTGCTATCACGGTGCCTACTACCTTGCCGGTTATGCGATTGAATGTGCCTTAAAATCCTGTATCGCAAAACAGGTGCAACAGTACGATTTCCCCGATAAAAACCTAACCAATAACTCATACACGCACGATCTAGAAAAATTGATTAATACCGCTGGCCTCAAACAACAACTATCTGAGCAAGAAAAGAGTGATGAAACTCTTTACTCAAATTGGCTGACCGCAAAAGACTGGTCAGAAACCTCCCGCTATGAGTGTGAACTCAGCCAATCGATGGCAGAAGACATGATCTCAGCAATCAACGACCCAGAATCAGGAGTATTACAATGGCTGAAGAACTACTGGTAA
- a CDS encoding glycosyltransferase — protein sequence MSQTIVTLKQISSINRLSAIELCIDLAIHIDSIGLWCGWLLDKERQILGWGYLQPNSSSNSTSVEFELISVPEEQLKRLSREDVAQAKSVKEEQLGQLGFSLLIPSWSSGNRLVLITKDNCIYQIPPISYHYTIETLTVPLKAILPHSGLAIYSLLQQHVASSHLLLKNVTQLLQQLNIDTTDSSVNEPDIIFYRNYYEDLAELSDEELRRHWHRCGKIEGRIPSLQVLFESQPKSLQLKLEKFEPEFYLYIHTDLSQSNITTPLDAILHYIRIGHKEIARFGNLMEWLNGRIKTEDINDIELNCDTVIALNLDKFPQIDIEKICQTLSGKKPLPLQLLPSKSDTAEIYKKLAIYQLEFSQSVEKEKDHVCASLLQLSLYFSKDSYCYELLGNLCFDKRDYYAAQEYYHQSLSVNHTKIWPMLNLVKSQFELQNYTKAIELLSEFIKCYPDYGELKVELDKVAEAYMLQLRSQLSIGFHETEQRSKMVSGLSEGVKKLYETYLLTFGVSEKLPPLCITDLTRILIIGDHHVPQCVRYRINQKIEQLSSVDIAVTVIDWIKFDSDAFNQLLLHDIVIFYRTPALPILIKAMAQLNSVGKLAIYEVDDLIFDPIYPPVLESYGGYVDYTTWRGLEQGMALNRAAIQCCQLGIASTIPLQRHLAALVQSKQALTHRNGLDHLNEIKSIDKGHKKTIDIFYGSGTMAHNSDFIELVLPALIRLLEKYQNVRLIVVGYLALPQSFTQQFFEQIIMLPLVKQVQSYWQLLQQADINIAVLHQDKINDCKSELKWFEAACFSIPSVVSHTENYRDIVIDGVDGVLAATVDDWYRQLERLIVEPEYRQKIGSQALNRVEKEYAVTILGSQLKQQLVDWISRHNQKSKPKIMVVNVFFPPQAIGGATRVVADNIDILLESYSDKFQLVAFTSDNYCTEPYQLSAYNYKGVRVYRTTVKWRENMDWHAEDSEIETLFNQVLALEQPDLVHFHCVQRLTASVVVAANKRKIPYFITLHDAWWISDYQFLVDGQGRVYPDGHPDPYQIIPLPEGISLDASLQRRAMLRKLLQSADKLLLVSAAFARLYQKNGFENIVVTRNGLSAKTAWRPKQTQQESAVICGHIGGISAHKGYDLLKLAVEQVRPKNLRFIVVDHAKVEGERYQRHWGETPVTFMGRLSQQRMVEFYQQMDILFAPSIWPESFGLVTREAAACGCWVVASNRGGIGEDVIEGKSGHVIEPTVEALVAVIEQIDANPLWYKGLAQAKKPRYVAEQVEEIVACYRHIVNGVKETMDI from the coding sequence ATGAGTCAAACGATAGTTACGCTAAAACAGATTAGCTCAATTAATCGGCTAAGCGCTATTGAGTTATGTATCGATTTAGCTATTCATATAGATAGCATCGGTTTATGGTGTGGCTGGTTACTCGATAAAGAACGGCAGATTTTAGGTTGGGGATATTTACAACCGAATAGTAGCTCTAATTCGACATCTGTTGAGTTTGAGCTGATATCTGTTCCTGAAGAACAGCTTAAGCGGCTAAGTCGTGAAGATGTGGCGCAAGCTAAATCTGTCAAGGAGGAGCAGCTTGGTCAGTTAGGTTTTTCTCTGTTAATACCATCATGGTCTTCTGGTAATCGATTGGTTTTGATAACTAAAGATAATTGTATTTATCAAATTCCACCAATAAGCTACCACTATACGATTGAAACTTTAACTGTTCCACTAAAAGCGATTCTACCTCACTCAGGGCTAGCTATCTACAGTCTGTTACAGCAACATGTAGCATCATCTCATCTGCTATTAAAAAATGTGACTCAACTGCTGCAGCAGTTAAACATAGACACTACTGACTCATCCGTAAATGAACCGGATATTATATTTTATCGTAACTACTATGAAGATTTGGCTGAGTTATCGGATGAGGAGTTGAGGCGACATTGGCACCGCTGTGGCAAGATTGAAGGACGCATTCCAAGCCTTCAGGTACTATTTGAGTCACAGCCAAAATCGTTACAGCTAAAATTAGAGAAGTTTGAGCCGGAATTCTATCTCTATATTCATACTGATTTATCACAGTCTAATATCACTACTCCATTAGATGCAATATTGCACTATATTAGAATAGGCCATAAAGAGATAGCAAGATTCGGAAATTTAATGGAGTGGCTTAATGGGCGTATTAAAACTGAAGATATCAATGATATTGAGTTAAATTGTGATACCGTTATTGCTCTTAATCTTGATAAATTTCCACAGATTGATATCGAAAAAATATGTCAAACTTTATCCGGAAAAAAGCCTTTACCACTACAGCTATTGCCATCTAAGAGCGACACAGCAGAAATTTATAAAAAATTAGCTATTTATCAGTTAGAGTTTAGTCAAAGTGTAGAAAAAGAAAAAGATCATGTTTGTGCTTCTCTCCTACAGCTATCACTCTACTTTTCTAAAGATAGTTACTGTTATGAGTTGTTAGGTAATTTGTGTTTTGATAAACGAGATTACTATGCTGCGCAGGAGTATTATCATCAGTCTCTAAGCGTTAATCACACTAAAATATGGCCAATGCTTAATTTGGTCAAATCTCAATTTGAGTTACAAAACTATACTAAAGCTATCGAGCTCCTTTCTGAGTTTATTAAATGTTATCCAGATTATGGTGAATTAAAGGTAGAGCTAGATAAGGTTGCTGAAGCCTATATGTTACAGCTAAGGAGTCAATTATCTATAGGGTTTCATGAAACAGAACAACGCTCAAAAATGGTGAGTGGATTGAGTGAAGGGGTAAAAAAATTATATGAAACATATCTGTTAACTTTTGGGGTCTCTGAAAAATTACCCCCCCTCTGTATCACTGATTTAACCCGTATTTTAATTATAGGTGATCACCATGTGCCACAGTGTGTACGCTATCGTATTAATCAAAAAATAGAGCAGTTATCCTCTGTTGATATCGCGGTAACAGTTATCGATTGGATAAAATTTGATAGTGATGCATTTAATCAACTACTGCTGCATGATATTGTTATTTTTTATCGCACTCCTGCACTGCCTATATTAATTAAAGCAATGGCACAGTTAAATAGCGTTGGTAAATTGGCTATTTATGAGGTAGATGATCTTATTTTTGATCCTATCTATCCTCCTGTATTAGAGAGCTATGGTGGTTATGTTGACTATACGACATGGCGCGGCTTAGAGCAGGGGATGGCGTTGAATCGAGCCGCGATACAGTGTTGCCAGCTCGGGATTGCCTCAACTATACCTTTACAACGCCATCTTGCTGCATTAGTGCAGTCTAAACAGGCATTGACTCATCGTAATGGTCTTGACCATTTAAACGAAATTAAGAGTATAGATAAAGGTCATAAAAAGACTATCGATATTTTTTATGGTAGTGGCACGATGGCTCATAATAGCGATTTTATTGAATTAGTGTTACCGGCATTAATACGATTATTAGAGAAGTATCAGAATGTTAGACTTATTGTTGTCGGCTATTTAGCCTTGCCTCAATCGTTTACGCAGCAGTTTTTCGAACAAATTATTATGCTGCCGCTTGTGAAACAGGTTCAGAGCTATTGGCAACTACTACAGCAGGCCGATATTAATATTGCGGTACTTCATCAAGATAAAATTAATGATTGTAAAAGTGAGCTTAAATGGTTTGAGGCGGCCTGTTTTTCGATTCCATCAGTTGTTAGTCATACCGAAAATTATCGTGACATTGTTATCGATGGGGTAGATGGAGTGTTAGCAGCAACAGTGGATGATTGGTATCGACAGCTTGAACGGCTAATTGTCGAGCCAGAATATAGGCAAAAAATCGGTTCTCAGGCGCTTAACCGAGTAGAGAAAGAGTATGCTGTTACAATATTAGGATCGCAGCTGAAGCAACAGTTAGTGGATTGGATCAGCAGACATAATCAGAAATCTAAGCCCAAAATTATGGTGGTAAATGTCTTTTTCCCACCACAGGCAATTGGTGGAGCCACTCGGGTTGTGGCTGATAATATTGATATATTACTAGAGTCATACAGCGATAAATTTCAACTAGTCGCCTTTACTAGTGATAACTACTGTACTGAACCTTATCAACTGTCAGCCTATAACTATAAGGGGGTTAGAGTCTATCGCACTACGGTAAAGTGGCGAGAGAATATGGATTGGCATGCTGAAGATAGCGAGATAGAGACGCTATTTAATCAGGTACTTGCTTTAGAGCAGCCCGATTTAGTCCATTTTCATTGTGTGCAGCGCCTGACAGCCTCTGTCGTTGTGGCGGCTAATAAGCGTAAAATCCCCTATTTTATTACTTTGCATGATGCCTGGTGGATATCCGATTATCAGTTTTTGGTTGACGGGCAGGGTAGGGTCTATCCGGATGGCCATCCCGATCCTTATCAGATTATTCCGCTTCCTGAGGGGATTAGCTTAGATGCTTCGCTACAGCGAAGGGCGATGCTGCGTAAATTATTGCAATCTGCAGATAAACTGCTATTAGTGTCAGCGGCTTTTGCTAGGCTATACCAAAAAAATGGCTTTGAGAACATAGTCGTTACCCGCAATGGGCTTTCGGCTAAAACGGCTTGGCGACCTAAGCAGACGCAGCAGGAGTCTGCGGTGATTTGTGGCCATATCGGAGGAATCTCTGCCCATAAGGGGTACGATCTGCTAAAATTAGCGGTAGAGCAGGTTCGACCGAAAAACTTACGCTTTATTGTAGTGGATCACGCTAAAGTGGAAGGAGAGCGCTATCAGCGCCATTGGGGTGAAACACCTGTTACTTTTATGGGGCGATTGTCGCAACAACGGATGGTTGAATTTTATCAGCAGATGGATATTTTGTTTGCTCCCTCTATCTGGCCAGAGAGTTTTGGTCTGGTGACTCGTGAAGCGGCCGCGTGTGGTTGTTGGGTGGTTGCCAGTAATCGGGGTGGTATTGGGGAGGATGTGATTGAAGGTAAGAGTGGTCATGTGATTGAACCGACTGTGGAGGCGTTAGTTGCAGTGATTGAGCAGATTGATGCTAACCCATTGTGGTATAAGGGGTTGGCGCAAGCTAAGAAACCGCGTTATGTGGCCGAGCAGGTTGAGGAGATTGTGGCGTGTTATCGTCACATCGTCAATGGTGTTAAAGAAACGATGGATATTTAG
- a CDS encoding glycosyltransferase, translating into MLRRVREGYVEAVQPNALSGWVARRADEKITITLTLFGQKYPLQPEWYQRSDVADKLGEEWSYGGFVCALLPWQYYIIARYKQRFKWLYANNDSLIIAADALERQSFSAYAASYCSDGFVEDIQANAIYGWVKRRGNSSINLWLNINDSWLTLQVAWLPRVDIAKQFGKSYLHSGFCCRIKYPWYQELLQQARVAKLENFHPIRVNDSQLLPVLKLPFDLDSWLREFINKQQPSLQQISDLTAANATPKFSVIVPVYNTKADYLQQCIESVLAQVYPYWELCVADDASTDVATRTLLTRYQEVDNRIKVVFRTENGHISVASNSALQLATGDYMVLLDHDDQLTPDALYHLATVIQQRPTVKLLYSDEDKVSCDGGLYQPHFKSEWNRDLFYSHNYLGHLVAIERRVIELIGGFRPGVEGSQDYDLILRTLQQIDDSEIEHISYLLYHWRSHEESTAASPDAKQYTQCAGIKALSDYFNGRYSQTGRVTAGIAINSYHIIWPLPDKLPLVSLIIATRDRVNLLKNAIESLLFKTIYENYEIIIIDNGSVEKETLHYFEQITEKKNISIYRHDVPFNFSLLNNLGVQYAKGEVIGLINNDIEVINSNWLTEMVSHAMRPDIGCVGAKLYYSNNTIQHGGVILGIGGVAGHAHKYFPKESSGYFDRLNLVQNCSAVTAACLLVRKEIYQQVGGLDEENLKIAFNDVDFCLKVREAGYRNLWTPYAELYHHESLSRGEDDTPEKRARFESEVRFMQHKWGDILQNDPYYSPYLTRQYEDFSLAID; encoded by the coding sequence ATGTTGCGTAGAGTAAGGGAAGGCTATGTTGAGGCGGTGCAGCCTAATGCTCTGAGTGGCTGGGTTGCGCGAAGAGCCGATGAAAAGATCACCATCACCTTAACCCTGTTTGGTCAAAAATATCCGTTGCAGCCAGAGTGGTATCAACGCAGTGATGTGGCTGATAAATTGGGAGAGGAGTGGAGTTATGGCGGGTTTGTCTGTGCCTTGCTGCCATGGCAATATTATATTATTGCCCGTTATAAGCAACGGTTTAAGTGGTTATATGCTAACAACGATAGTTTAATCATTGCAGCAGATGCGCTAGAGCGGCAAAGTTTTTCAGCCTATGCAGCTAGTTATTGTAGTGACGGTTTTGTTGAAGATATTCAGGCGAACGCCATTTACGGTTGGGTTAAGCGCCGAGGCAATAGTTCGATTAATTTATGGCTCAATATTAATGACAGTTGGTTAACACTGCAGGTGGCATGGCTGCCTAGAGTCGATATTGCTAAGCAGTTTGGCAAGAGCTATCTCCATAGCGGTTTCTGTTGTAGGATTAAGTATCCTTGGTATCAAGAGTTATTACAGCAAGCTCGGGTTGCTAAGTTGGAAAATTTCCATCCTATTCGAGTTAATGATAGCCAGCTACTGCCAGTATTAAAGCTCCCTTTCGATTTAGATAGTTGGCTGCGCGAATTTATTAACAAGCAGCAGCCCTCTTTACAGCAAATCTCAGATCTAACAGCAGCTAACGCGACGCCTAAATTTTCAGTGATTGTTCCGGTCTATAATACTAAAGCGGACTATCTGCAGCAGTGTATTGAGTCAGTTTTAGCTCAAGTCTATCCCTATTGGGAGCTCTGTGTAGCGGATGATGCCTCTACCGATGTAGCAACTAGAACACTACTAACCCGATATCAGGAGGTAGATAACCGGATTAAAGTGGTTTTTCGTACTGAAAATGGCCACATATCAGTAGCCTCTAATAGTGCATTACAGCTGGCAACTGGAGACTATATGGTACTACTCGATCATGATGATCAGTTGACACCCGATGCACTCTACCATTTGGCAACGGTAATTCAGCAGAGGCCAACAGTCAAACTGCTCTACAGTGATGAGGATAAAGTCAGTTGTGACGGGGGACTCTACCAGCCCCATTTTAAATCGGAGTGGAATCGGGATCTATTCTATTCACACAACTATTTAGGTCATTTAGTTGCGATAGAGCGTCGCGTCATAGAGTTAATTGGCGGGTTTCGTCCTGGCGTTGAAGGGAGTCAGGACTATGATCTGATTTTACGAACATTGCAGCAGATAGACGATAGTGAGATAGAGCATATTTCGTATCTACTGTACCACTGGCGTAGTCATGAAGAGTCAACCGCAGCATCTCCTGATGCAAAGCAATATACTCAATGTGCGGGTATTAAGGCCTTGAGTGACTATTTTAATGGTCGATATAGCCAAACGGGTCGGGTGACTGCGGGGATTGCGATAAATAGCTATCATATTATTTGGCCACTTCCTGATAAATTACCGTTAGTATCATTAATTATAGCTACTCGTGATAGAGTTAATCTTCTAAAAAATGCAATAGAGTCTCTTTTATTTAAGACAATATATGAAAATTATGAAATTATTATTATCGATAATGGTAGTGTTGAAAAGGAGACTTTGCATTATTTTGAGCAGATAACCGAGAAAAAAAATATATCGATCTATCGTCATGATGTACCGTTTAACTTCTCGCTGCTCAATAACTTAGGAGTACAGTATGCAAAAGGGGAGGTTATTGGATTAATAAACAACGATATTGAAGTGATTAACTCAAACTGGCTTACTGAGATGGTCAGTCATGCGATGCGTCCCGATATCGGCTGTGTCGGAGCTAAGCTGTATTATAGTAATAACACCATTCAACATGGTGGGGTTATCTTAGGAATAGGGGGGGTGGCTGGTCATGCGCATAAGTATTTTCCTAAAGAGAGCTCAGGCTATTTCGATAGACTAAATCTGGTACAAAACTGCTCTGCCGTTACCGCTGCCTGTCTATTAGTTCGAAAAGAGATCTATCAACAGGTGGGTGGGCTAGATGAGGAGAATTTGAAAATTGCTTTTAACGATGTCGATTTCTGTCTTAAAGTGAGAGAGGCGGGTTACCGTAATCTTTGGACGCCTTATGCAGAGCTCTACCACCATGAATCATTAAGTCGGGGAGAGGATGATACCCCGGAAAAACGGGCTCGATTTGAGAGTGAGGTGAGGTTTATGCAGCATAAATGGGGCGATATATTACAAAATGATCCCTACTATAGTCCGTATCTAACACGGCAGTATGAGGATTTTTCTTTAGCCATCGATTGA